From Candoia aspera isolate rCanAsp1 chromosome 4, rCanAsp1.hap2, whole genome shotgun sequence, a single genomic window includes:
- the PSMC3IP gene encoding homologous-pairing protein 2 homolog produces MSGGGKTRDGSAEGAAAILLRYLQEQNRPHSAQDVFGNLQRQHGLGKTAVVKALEQLAQQGKIKEKVYGKQKIYFPDQNRFGDVSDSELRVLDNEISELSCKVQTLQQNCRHMESELKELKGSMTTPEMVKEIEELKKDCANYTEKLERIKSAANHVTPEEKEKVHNEKKLYCREWRRRKRMATELLDAILEGYPKSKKQFFEEVGIETDEDLNVTLPSV; encoded by the exons ATGAGCGGAGGAGGGAAGACGCGCGACGGATCTGCCG AAGGTGCAGCTGCCATCCTGCTACGTTATCTTCAGGAGCAGAATCGGCCTCATAGTGCTCAGGATGTCTTTGGCAACTTACAGCGACAACATGGACTGGGCAAGACG GCTGTAGTGAAGGCACTAGAACAGCTGGCTCAACAAGGGAAGATCAAAGAGAAGGTCTATGGGAAGCAGAAGATTTATTTTCCAGATCAG AATCGTTTTGGTGATGTGAGTGATTCAGAACTCAGAGTCTTGGACAATGAGATTTCAGAACTGTCTTGCAAAGTTCAGACACTCCAACAGAACTGTCGTCATATGGAGTCAG AACTGAAAGAACTGAAGGGCTCTATGACAACCCCAGAGATGGTTAAAGAAATTGAAGAGTTAAAAAAAGATTGTGCCAATTATACAGAGAAACTGGAACGAATTAAATCTGCTGCCAATCATGTGACCcctgaggagaaagaaaag GTGCACAATGAGAAGAAGCTGTACTGCAGGGAATGGCGTCGCCGCAAGAGAATG GCAACAGAACTACTTGATGCAATCCTTGAAGGCTACCCCAAAAGCAAGAAACAATTCTTT GAGGAAGTTGGCATTGAGACAGATGAAGATTTGAATGTTACATTACCCTCTGTGTGA